The Nostoc sp. 'Peltigera membranacea cyanobiont' N6 genome contains the following window.
GGTAATGATTGCCTCATCGTCGTGGGTTCCCCATTTTACCTTCCACTCGTCAAAATGTTTTCGCTTTCCCTTTGATTTAACGTAAGTATCAAAAGGCAAGCCTCCTGCGTAAACAGGGTTTACTAATGATGCTTTTAAGCCTGCAATTGACCATCTCAGCCCAGACCACGGATAACGCAAGGGGTGATTAGCTTTATTTGGTGTAAATACAATTTTATCTAAGTCATCATCGTTGATAATCCGTGAACTTGTTTCAGGCTTATTCCAAGCTAAAACTTTTGTTTCTATACCAAAATCTGAGTGTAGCTTACGAACAGTAGCAGCAACTGAACCGCACTCAAAAAAAGTATTAAAAATATATCGAGCTAGGTTAGACACCGTTAATTCTCTTTGCCCTTCCAACAAGCAAACGCATGGTGAGTCATCGCGTACATATTTATCCTTGTGGATACGATATCCCAATGGGGCAACTCGATGACTTTTTCCTTGGTCTATCCTATGACGACGTTCACTCTTTAACCTCTCCGTCACCATTCTTACCTCAAATTTGGCAGCAGCAAGCAACATATCAATCGTTAATTCCCCGCCAAGACTCTCTGGATCAACTCCTTGATCTAGGGCTATTAGTTTAATTCCCTTGGAGCGCAATACCTCCAATAATGAATAAAACAAACGCGATGATGAGCCGATACGATCAATCCGGGTAAATTGAAGTGATTTTACCTTACCCTTTGAAGATGTCTTCAAGTCATTAATTAATTGTTGTAGTCCTTCCCTGACTTCGGTTGTCCGTGATTGAATATCCCAGTATACTTTTGAACATCCAGCATCCTGCAAGCGTTCTATTTGTTTACGCAACGCACCTTTATCTGTCTGCTGCTCCTCACCACTAACTCTCGCGTAACCCCAATTTTCCATAACAACGCATTGACACAACCTTTATTGTATTTGATAGCGGATGCTTCTATTCCCAGAAATACTCTGAACAGTTGCAAAAGCGCCAACCCCAAACAATGGGTGCAGAAGCTTAAATAATTCGTAATTCTTAATTTGTAATTGAAGACAACAATGCAAAATAACTGCATCTATCTCGATAATAATGCCACCACTAGGGTAGACCCAGAAGTTATAGAGGTAATGCTACCTTACCTGACGGATTATTACGGCAATCCCTCCAGTATGCATACCTTTGGTGGACAAGTCGGTAAAGCAGTGAGAACCGCAAGAGAACAACTTGCAGCTATGCTGGGAGCCGATGAATCAGAAATTGTCTACACAAGTTGCGGTACTGAGGGAGATAACGCCGCGATTCGAGCCGCACTGTTAGCGCAACCTGAAAAGCGACACATCATCACCACCCAAGTAGAACATCCAGCAGTCCTCAATGTCTGCAAACAATTAGAAACCCAAGGTTACACTGTTACCTATCTATCAGTAAATCATCAAGGGCAGCTGGATCTAGATGAACTAGAAGCTTCCTTGACGGGTAACACCGCCTTGGTGACAATTATGTATGCTAATAATGAAACCGGAACGATTTTCCCGATTGAGCAAATTGGGTTGCGTGTAAAAGAGTATGGCGCTATCTTCCATGTAGATGCGGTGCAAGCAGTGGGAAAAATCCCATTGAATATGAAGACTAGCACCGTGGATATGTTAACCCTGTCTGGTCACAAGCTGCACGGGCCGAAAGGAATTGGTGCTTTATATATCCGCCGTGGGGTTCGGTTCCGTCCCTTTATTCTTGGCGGACACCAAGAACGCGGACGTAGAGCGGGAACAGAGAATGTTCCAGCAATTATCGCCTTGGGCAAAGCTGCGGAACTAGAACTGTTACACTTAGAAGAAGCTACCACAAGAGAAAGAAAGCTGCGCGATCGCCTCGAACAAACTTTACTAGCTACAATTCCCAATTGTGTAGTCAATGGTGACATTACGCAGAGATTGCCAAACACCACCAATATCGGCTTCAAGTACATCGAAGGTGAAGCAATTCTACTGTTATTGAACAAATACGGTATCTGTGCATCATCCGGTTCTGCTTGCACCTCTGGTTCTCTGGAACCTTCCCACGTCCTGCGGGCAATGGGCTTACCCTACACAACTTTGCACGGTTCTATCCGCTTCAGTCTTTGTCGCTACACCACCGAAGCCGAAATCGATCGAGTGATTGAGGTAATGCCCAGTATTGTAGAACGTTTACGCGCCCTCTCACCCTTCAAAAATGATGAAGCAGGTTGGTTGCAGGGACAAGAACAAGCACTAGCGCATCGGTAGGGACTAGGGACTGGGATTAGGGACTGGGGACTGGGATTAGGGACTGGGGATTAGGGACTGGGGACTAGGGGAGAATTTTCCCAATACCCAATACCCAATACCCAATACCCAATACCCAGTACCCAGTACCCAATACCCAGTACCCAATCCCCCAATCTAAAATCCAAAATCTAAAATCTAAAATTCATTATGTGGGACTACACCGATAAAGTATTAGAACTGTTTTACGATCCCAAAAATCAGGGAGAAATTGAAGAAACGGGCGAAGTTGGAGTTAAGGTTGCAACGGGCGAAATCGGCAGCATTGCTTGCGGTGATGCTCTGAGATTGCACCTGAAAGTGGAAGTGGAATCTGATAAGATTCTAGATGCTCGCTTTCAAACCTTTGGTTGTACTAGTGCGATCGCATCTTCTAGTGCATTAACCGAAATGGTTAAAGGTTTGACCTTAGATGAAGCTTTGAAAGTGTCCAATAAAGACATTGCAGATTACCTGGGTGGTTTACCAGAAGCAAAGATGCATTGCTCTGTCATGGGACAAGAAGCCCTAGAAGCCGCTATCTATAATTATCGTGGCATACCTCTAGCTACCCATGATGATGATGATGAAGGTGCATTAGTTTGCAGTTGTTTTGGCATCAGCGAATCTAAAATCCGTCGCGTGATTCTAGAAAATCATCTCACGGATGCCGAACAAGTAACAAATTATGTAAAAGCTGGTGGCGGATGCGGTTCCTGTCTGGCGAACATCGATGATATAATAAGATCAGTTCAACAGGAATACGCCACACCTGCTCTCAACAATTACGGCGTACAAGTTGCCACAGAAATTGTTACGTCTAAAGAGCGATCGCTAACAAACGTCCAAAAGATTGCTCTAATTCAAAAGGTTCTCGATGAAGAAGTCAGACCCGTACTCATTGCAGATGGGGGAGATGTAGAACTCTATGATGTCGAAGGCGATCGCGTTAAAGTTGTCCTGCAAGGTGCTTGCGGTTCCTGTTCTAGTAGTACAGCAACTCTGAAAATTGCGATCGAAGCCAGATTACAAGATCGTGTCAGCAAGAGCCTTGTAGTCGAAGCAGTTTAGGAATTGCTGTAGGACTCAACGTAATCTACAAATACGCTCTAATATGCATTCAGCCAGGAACAGAAAGTAGGATTTGAAACATATAATTGTCTCCACATCAATGCTTCATACCAATTCTTTCTTAATTACGAATTACGAATTACGAATTGGTACTCCTACCATTATGACGGCTAACAGCATATAGGCAAAAAGATTAAGCGCCTACTTGCAAATTTCATCATCCAACTCGCTTCAAAGGAACAGGATATGAGCACATTGTACGACAACATTGGCGGACAACCAGCTATTGAACAAGTAGTAGATGAACTCCACAAACGCATTGCCGCAGACAGCCTCCTCAATCCGATTTTTGCTGGTACAGACATGGCAAAGCAACGCAATCATCTAGTTGCTTTCTTAGCTCAAATATTTGAGGGGCCAAAGCAATACGGCGGTCGTCCAATGGACAAAACCCACGCTGGAATGAACCTACAGCAACCACACTTCGATGCGATCGCCAAGCATCTCGGTGAAGCAATGGCTGTGCGTGGAGTGTCAGCAGAAGACACCAAAGCTGCACTAGATCGCGTCACAAATATGAAAGGCGCTATTTTGAACAAGTAATAGGACTTGTGCATTGATTGTTGACAAATAACAACATCAAGTCCTATCGAATCTTGCAAGCTGAAACACATTATGACGTATTTGTAAATTGCGTATTTTTCTTTGTTCTTTGTCAACAAAATGACAAAGGACAAAGGACAAACAACAAAAAGAAAACAATTTAACCACGAAATATATGTACCTACTCTCAATCATTATGGCTGTGGAGCGATCGCCCCCAGCAGGCATTTATGCCAACTGTACCAACGATGCTCTACACGCGCTCACTACTGTCGCTCAACTGGCGTGAACGCAACTGACAAACGCACAGACCCACCAACCAACCAATTGCAGGGAAACAGGAACAATGACAGACGAAAAGATTAGACAGATAGCTTTCTACGGTAAAGGCGGTATCGGTAAATCTACCACCTCCCAAAACACCTTGGCAGCTATGGCAGAAATGGGTCAACGCATCCTCATCGTCGGTTGCGACCCTAAAGCTGACTCCACCCGTTTGATGCTGCACAGCAAAGCTCAAACAACCGTTCTTCACCTCGCCGCAGAACGTGGTGCAGTAGAAGATATCGAACTCGAAGAAGTAATGCTAACCGGTTTCCGTGACGTTCGTTGCGTAGAATCTGGTGGGCCAGAACCCGGTGTAGGTTGCGCCGGTCGTGGTATCATCACCGCCATCAACTTCTTAGAAGAAAATGGTGCTTACCAAAACCTAGACTTCGTATCTTACGACGTATTAGGTGACGTTGTGTGCGGTGGTTTCGCAATGCCTATCCGTGAAGGCAAGGCACAAGAAATCTACATCGTGACATCAGGTGAAATGATGGCGATGTACGCTGCTAACAACATCGCTCGTGGTGTTCTTAAGTATGCTCACACTGGTGGCGTGCGTTTGGGTGGTTTGATTTGTAACAGCCGTAACACAGACCGGGAAATCGAACTAATCGAAACCTTGGCAAAACGGTTGAACACCCAAATGATTCACTTCGTACCCCGTGACAACATCGTTCAACACGCAGAATTGCGCCGGATGACAGTTAACGAGTACGCACCAGAAAGCAACCAAGCTAACGAATATCGCACATTGGCTACAAAGATCATCGACAACAAAAATCTAGCTATTCCTACACCCATCGAAATGGAAGAACTAGAAGAATTGTTGATTGAATTCGGTATTCTCGAAAGCGACGAAAATACTGCCATGCTAGTTGGTAAGAGTGCTGCTGAAGCTCCTGTAGTATAATTCGCTGCTAATAAATAATGCTTTAGCACCAGGAAAAGGAAGAGTTCCATATCTTACCTTTTCCCCTCTCCCTTGCATCTCCCCCTAACCTTAGAGGGGACTGCTAGTCCCCCTATGCCCCGATCCTTACGAGTCACAGAGGCTAAATATGACACCTCCAGAAAATCAAAACATCATCGAAGAAAGAAAAGAACTAATTAAAGAAGTTCTAGAGGCTTACCCCGATAAAGCTAAGAAAAAACGGGAAAAGCACTTAGGCGTATACGAAGAAGGTAAGGCCGACTGCGGCGTTAAGTCTAACGTTAAATCCCTTCCTGGTGTCATGACCGCTCGTGGTTGTGCTTACGCCGGTTCTAAAGGTGTGGTTTGGGGTCCTATTAAGGACATGATCCACATCAGCCACGGGCCTGTTGGTTGCGGTTATTATTCTTGGTCTGGTCGTCGTAACTACTACATCGGTACTACAGGGATTGACTCCTTTGGTACCATGAACTTCACCTCTGACTTCCAAGAAAGAGATATCGTCTTTGGTGGAGACAAGAAACTTACCAAGCTCATCCAAGAACTTGATGTACTTTTCCCACTCAACCGTGGTGTTTCCATTCAATCTGAATGTCCCATCGGTCTAATTGGGGATGACATCGAAGCTGTTGCTCGGAAGACATCGAAAGAAATTGGCAAGCCAGTTGTACCTGTGCGTTGCGAAGGCTTCCGGGGTGTTTCCCAATCTTTGGGACACCACATTGCTAACGACATGATTCGTGACTGGGTTTTCACCAAATCCGACCAAGCTAAGAAAGACGGTACACTCAATTTTGAAGGTACTCCTTATGATGTAGCCGTTATCGGTGACTACAACATCGGTGGTGATGCTTGGGCTAGCCGCATCCTGTTAGAAGAAATCGGCTTGCGCGTAGTCGCTCAGTGGTCAGGTGATGGCACCATCAACGAAATGTTGATGACCCCCAATGTGAAGATGAACCTCATCCACTGTTACCGGTCGATGAACTACATCAGCCGTCACATGGAAGAAGCTTACGGTATACCCTGTACAAAGTATGATTTAATATCTTGTGATACCAGGATTTAGTCCACGTCTAACTTTGCTTAATTTAAACATTGTTCTAAATGGACTAAATTTTAAGACACATTTAAGACACAATGAAAAGCAAAGGGCAGGACGTTTTTGAGGACTTCACTCCGCCAGCATCTACCGATGGCAGCTATCTAGGAACGCAGGAACACATGAAGGCTACTCGGCAGCATCTGGAACGCAAGTTTGAGAAAGGTTTGACAGACACTAGGGCCCGTCTAAAAGCCGCTAAGGTCAAAGTTGGTTTGGTCGTGGCACGGGACACTATTCAATTGCAAGCATCTCTACCAATCAAGCCAGGCGATAGCGATACGAAAGGAACTGGTTTTAAGCAGTACAAAATTTCGCTAAATATCCCTGCAAGCTTGGACGGTTTGAGAACAGCTGAGGAAGAGGCAAACGAGCTAGGCAAACTGCTTGCCCGCAAACAGTTTGAATGGACTGACAAATATCTGGGTAAAATCGCTAAGGTCAGCAACAGATCCCAAACCCTTGGTGATGTTTTAGAAGAGTTTGAAACTGAGTATTTCAAAACACGCAAGTTAACAGAAAAAAGTAAACACACCTTTTTCTATTACAAGGAGTTTTTACGGCGATTGATTGGGCTAGATACTTTATTGACTCAACCGGAGATTAATAAGAAGCTTGCAGAGTTGACGGGAGACTCTGCCAAATACAGTGCTGTTAAATCGTTGAAGGTTTTAAAATCAACTCTTAATTTAACTAGTTTCACTCTCGAACATTTTAAAGCTACACAACCCAAAAGTCAGGCTAGGGACATTCCCAGTGATGAGGATATCATCAAATATCAGGAATCTTTTCATCAGTACTCTTTGACTAGAAGCCTAACAATTAAAAAGAATTGTTTAGACAGTTGGAAGATGTGGGAATGGGTGTATGGAATGCTTGCTACTTATGGATTACGCCCAAGAGAACTGTTTGTAAATCCTGAAATTGATTGGTGGTTGAGTCCTGAAAATAAAGATAATACATGGAAGGTTCACCCAGATACTAAGACTGGGTATAGAGAAGCTTTACCGCTACATCCTGAATGGGTTTATTTGTTTGATTTAAAAAACGTAGAGTATTTGGAACTGTTAAAAGCTCAAACTGATGGTAGAACTAGCTTTACAGATATCAATACTATTCGGGTTAATTGTTCATCATGGTTTAGGCGCGTAAATATTCCGTTTACGCCCTACGATTTACGCCATGCTTGGGCGATTCGAGCGCACATGATGGGCATTCCAATTAAAGCTGCTGCTGATAATTTGGGGCATTCTGTAGAGATTCACACTGAGATTTATCAGAAGTGGTTCAGCTTGGAGAACCGGAGGAAGGTAATTAAGCAGGCAGTGGATAAAAAAGATGATATGGATACGTTGATACAGGAGAATGCACGACTAAGGGCTGAGGTGGAATATCTCAGGCAAGCTCTGGCACGGCATCAAATCAGTGAGGTGCTGTCTAGTTAACTTAACGCAGAGCGTAGTTTATTTGCAGAGGTGCATCTCTATTTATTTAGTTTTTGAAACTGTTAAACTATCGCTGCTATATTTTTGGGCAATTTATTAGATAAAATGCCTATTTTTTTTTGTAATTTATGTTAAAAAATAGCCCGTCAAAAAATTGCCTACAGTTGCTAAAAACGGTATCCAGAGCGGATTTTACCCGCCTACAGTTTCGTCTACACCTGTAGAGAGTGTAGACGTACTCAACCTGCACTATAACCGCACTTGTCACCGTCGATCGTGGCACATAAAGCGTACTTGTCACCGACTGTTGTTGGGGTGTAGGCGAACGTAGACGAGTTTAAACCGAGTTTAAATCGTGCATAAGTTGACTATAAACCGTGCTTTAGTTCCTTGAGAAAAGCCTCAATCGCCTTTCCTGCCGTTGATTGCTTGCCCACTTTAAGCTTATTCAAAGTGCGATCGCGGATTGCTTCATAGTCTGGTGCAAGGGATGCACCTGCTGTCTGTAGCTCAAGCCTGAGTTGCTGGTTTTTTCTCTCTAGTTCCCTAATCTGTTCTAATCTCCTATTGAGAACTGTTCCATCCTTCAAGATATTGTTCTCTCGCTCAACGTTAGCCAATTGCTGGTCTAGTTCCTTCTTTTCCTTGCGGGAATGCTTGAGACGAGTTTCTAAGCTTTTAACCTCGGTTTGCAACTGGTCGATGATTTCACTGTTCGCTACAGTTGACTCAATATTGCTTGGCTGCCCGGTAGTGCTATTCTCCTCTACTACCGGGCTTTCGATTTTCCCCGCAGTTCCTCCAGTTGCGATCGCACTTCACTAAAACTCGCTTCTAGTTGCGATCGCACTTCACCCAAGTTTGCTGCTACCTCTTGTTTCACCAACTCCCTAATGTCTACAGGTGTAAGTGCCTCTATAGTCCCCGCAAGTAATCCTCTTAATAATCTTGCGGCTGTTTTATGAATGGATTTATCTTCTGAAGTCTGGAACGTTTGCAGTGCTTGCAATTCAGCGTCAGTGATGCGAAATGAAATTATATTGTTTGGCTGTCCCGTAAGGGTATAGTTTAAATCGGGTTCCAAAAGTTCTATTAAATCTTGCTCCAAAGATGGAAGTTCATCGGCATGGGCAGGAAACCAAGCAATCCTTGTATCAATACCAGATTCTAAAAAGCTAACAATTCGGTGATGTTGGTAGAAACGTTGTTTAAGGTTGGTTGTCTTACCAATATATAACAACTTGTTAGACGACCAAACAAAATAAATAGCGGGAATTTCTGGTAGGTTGCTTTTCTCTGTGAGTAGCAATGACGGCAAGCTAGACCGCAACATCCCCACAACTACAGAAGTTTTATCCTGTCCAGTTGCCTCAGCCTGGGAAGTGATGAGTGCTGCCAAGTCATCTGGACAGCGAAAGGTTAACGATACAGACATAATTTATTTGTCTTACTAATGCATTGCATTAGTCTAACACTGAACGCAAGACACGCAAGACGGTATGTAAGTTGATCCTTGACTCTTGTCTGACAGATGTATTACTATATATCTATAGCGCTTTAATAAAGCGTAAGACACTAGGTTGCAGTGAGTAAATCGTAGCGTCGTTTCGCTCCCCTAGTACCCACATGGGATGGATAAATGAAGTCAGCGCTTGAATGCGCCCCGGCAGGAGAGTCTTTCACCTCTCCCCCACCGACACGACTTCCCCCTTAAAAGTTGTTCACGCCACTAAGGAGGCAATAGTATGTTAGCGTCAGACGCGCCCACTTTGGGCAATTTTCGTCAAGCGTCAAAGTTTTGGCGTTTGCGGATCACTAAAGAATTAGACAAGCCCGAATATTACATTGGTCAAACCGTGCTGCACAAGACAAAAGTGAAGCACGGCGAAATTTTGTACCCGGTGACAGTGCTTGGTCTTTCATGGACTGGCATGGACTGGCAGTACAACGTCTCTCTCCCAGAGGATCATCCTTGGTTTGAGGTAGACGATAACGAGCGGGAATGGGTTGATGACCGGGAGCTTGAGCCAATGTAATTAATAAAAATGCCTTAGCAGGAGTGAACTCAATAAAAACAGGGCTTAGGCAACTGGCACACTATTAATCTGACAACTGTCACACCCTAAAAAATAAAAAAGTTGGGGTAAATAGGGGGATCAAGGCGGATCACCTGGATCACACCTCAAAATTAGTCACAAAGTTTACAAGCAAGATACATAAATTAAGTATTAGTTTTGTAATATTTACGACGTAAACATGTTTGTGATCCACGTGATCCGCCTTGATCCGCCTATTTACCCAAACTTTTTTATTTCAAAAAAAAAGTGAATCAGAGCAAAACGACTCTTCACCCACCACAGGCGATAACAGTCACAACCCTTGCCAATAAAGCAACGTAGGGGGCTGGAAAATTGACACCGTAATTTCTTAAGTTGTTAAATCCTGAAGTTAGCACCGTTAAAATTACGGTCTCAACCTAATCCTGAAGTTAGCACTGTCAAAATTACGGTCTCAAATCGAAAAAGAAAGCTGAAGCCTTGCAAACATTTTCAGAGCAACGAGGAATTTATATGTCACCAAGAGAGCAATTTGACAAATTAATGCAAGACGCACGGCGAGACGACGGCTATATCAACGCTACCGAATGGTGCAAGCATTTTGGGTGTCGACTTGACAGATGGAAGCGGTTGCCAAAAACAAAAGCTAGATTAGAGTCGTTGAAAGCTACAGAGTCAAATGCTGAACCTTGGATTGTTGAGCGTGTAGGCAAAACTTGGGTAACTTGGGTTCACCCAATCATGGCAGTTCACTTAGCGAGCTACCTCGATCCAGCCTTCATCGGCCACATAGCTGAGGTTTTTGCCAGGTATGCCAAGGCTGACCCAACGCTTGCTGCTGACATTGCCTCAAGGCAGGAAACGACCGAGGGACTGAACATCATTAACAAGGTAGTCTATGAGCGCTACGAAGAATAAAAAGCAATCCATACCTGAGCGAGGATTGCCTAACATTTTCAAAACAATGAGAAATTTACATGTCACAAATAGAACAATTTAGCAGTTTGGTGCAAGATGCACAACGAGATGACGAATACATCAATGTTATCAAGTGGTGTAAGCACTTTGAGTATGACTTGAGTAACTGGAAGCGATTGCCAGAAATAAAGACTAGATCAGAGCGTTTGAAAATTACAGAGTCAAATGCTGAACCTTGGATTGTTGAGCGTGTAGGCAAAACTTGGGTAACTTGGGTTCACC
Protein-coding sequences here:
- the xisF gene encoding fdxN element excision recombinase XisF, whose translation is MENWGYARVSGEEQQTDKGALRKQIERLQDAGCSKVYWDIQSRTTEVREGLQQLINDLKTSSKGKVKSLQFTRIDRIGSSSRLFYSLLEVLRSKGIKLIALDQGVDPESLGGELTIDMLLAAAKFEVRMVTERLKSERRHRIDQGKSHRVAPLGYRIHKDKYVRDDSPCVCLLEGQRELTVSNLARYIFNTFFECGSVAATVRKLHSDFGIETKVLAWNKPETSSRIINDDDLDKIVFTPNKANHPLRYPWSGLRWSIAGLKASLVNPVYAGGLPFDTYVKSKGKRKHFDEWKVKWGTHDDEAIITCAEHEQIKQIIRGNRHNRWASRDDNEVNPFSNLIKCANCGGSMTRHAKRVNKDGQAIYYFQCRLYKAGNCSNKNMISSKILDIQVVNLLAEEAERLANLVETDEQPVVEEPPQVKTLRASLNTLETLPPSSAIEQIKNDLKEQIAIALGTTNNASKQSLIAKERIIQAFSNKSYWQGLEAQDKRAILNGCIKKICVDGKFVTAIEYRY
- the nifS gene encoding cysteine desulfurase NifS, which codes for MQNNCIYLDNNATTRVDPEVIEVMLPYLTDYYGNPSSMHTFGGQVGKAVRTAREQLAAMLGADESEIVYTSCGTEGDNAAIRAALLAQPEKRHIITTQVEHPAVLNVCKQLETQGYTVTYLSVNHQGQLDLDELEASLTGNTALVTIMYANNETGTIFPIEQIGLRVKEYGAIFHVDAVQAVGKIPLNMKTSTVDMLTLSGHKLHGPKGIGALYIRRGVRFRPFILGGHQERGRRAGTENVPAIIALGKAAELELLHLEEATTRERKLRDRLEQTLLATIPNCVVNGDITQRLPNTTNIGFKYIEGEAILLLLNKYGICASSGSACTSGSLEPSHVLRAMGLPYTTLHGSIRFSLCRYTTEAEIDRVIEVMPSIVERLRALSPFKNDEAGWLQGQEQALAHR
- the nifU gene encoding Fe-S cluster assembly protein NifU — protein: MWDYTDKVLELFYDPKNQGEIEETGEVGVKVATGEIGSIACGDALRLHLKVEVESDKILDARFQTFGCTSAIASSSALTEMVKGLTLDEALKVSNKDIADYLGGLPEAKMHCSVMGQEALEAAIYNYRGIPLATHDDDDEGALVCSCFGISESKIRRVILENHLTDAEQVTNYVKAGGGCGSCLANIDDIIRSVQQEYATPALNNYGVQVATEIVTSKERSLTNVQKIALIQKVLDEEVRPVLIADGGDVELYDVEGDRVKVVLQGACGSCSSSTATLKIAIEARLQDRVSKSLVVEAV
- a CDS encoding globin domain-containing protein, which gives rise to MSTLYDNIGGQPAIEQVVDELHKRIAADSLLNPIFAGTDMAKQRNHLVAFLAQIFEGPKQYGGRPMDKTHAGMNLQQPHFDAIAKHLGEAMAVRGVSAEDTKAALDRVTNMKGAILNK
- the nifH gene encoding nitrogenase iron protein; amino-acid sequence: MTDEKIRQIAFYGKGGIGKSTTSQNTLAAMAEMGQRILIVGCDPKADSTRLMLHSKAQTTVLHLAAERGAVEDIELEEVMLTGFRDVRCVESGGPEPGVGCAGRGIITAINFLEENGAYQNLDFVSYDVLGDVVCGGFAMPIREGKAQEIYIVTSGEMMAMYAANNIARGVLKYAHTGGVRLGGLICNSRNTDREIELIETLAKRLNTQMIHFVPRDNIVQHAELRRMTVNEYAPESNQANEYRTLATKIIDNKNLAIPTPIEMEELEELLIEFGILESDENTAMLVGKSAAEAPVV
- a CDS encoding site-specific integrase is translated as MKSKGQDVFEDFTPPASTDGSYLGTQEHMKATRQHLERKFEKGLTDTRARLKAAKVKVGLVVARDTIQLQASLPIKPGDSDTKGTGFKQYKISLNIPASLDGLRTAEEEANELGKLLARKQFEWTDKYLGKIAKVSNRSQTLGDVLEEFETEYFKTRKLTEKSKHTFFYYKEFLRRLIGLDTLLTQPEINKKLAELTGDSAKYSAVKSLKVLKSTLNLTSFTLEHFKATQPKSQARDIPSDEDIIKYQESFHQYSLTRSLTIKKNCLDSWKMWEWVYGMLATYGLRPRELFVNPEIDWWLSPENKDNTWKVHPDTKTGYREALPLHPEWVYLFDLKNVEYLELLKAQTDGRTSFTDINTIRVNCSSWFRRVNIPFTPYDLRHAWAIRAHMMGIPIKAAADNLGHSVEIHTEIYQKWFSLENRRKVIKQAVDKKDDMDTLIQENARLRAEVEYLRQALARHQISEVLSS
- a CDS encoding GIY-YIG nuclease family protein, producing MSVSLTFRCPDDLAALITSQAEATGQDKTSVVVGMLRSSLPSLLLTEKSNLPEIPAIYFVWSSNKLLYIGKTTNLKQRFYQHHRIVSFLESGIDTRIAWFPAHADELPSLEQDLIELLEPDLNYTLTGQPNNIISFRITDAELQALQTFQTSEDKSIHKTAARLLRGLLAGTIEALTPVDIRELVKQEVAANLGEVRSQLEASFSEVRSQLEELRGKSKAR
- a CDS encoding KilA-N domain-containing protein; this encodes MSPREQFDKLMQDARRDDGYINATEWCKHFGCRLDRWKRLPKTKARLESLKATESNAEPWIVERVGKTWVTWVHPIMAVHLASYLDPAFIGHIAEVFARYAKADPTLAADIASRQETTEGLNIINKVVYERYEE